The Halorubrum salinarum genome segment TCATGGTGAGCTCGTCGACCTCGGGCGCGCCGTCCCAGTACTCCTCGTTCGGCTCGTAGACGACCTGGTTGCCCGACTCGTAGTTCGTGAGGCGGAACGGCCCCGTCCCGTTGGCGTTCCGGTTGATGTAGTCGCTGCCGTTCTCCTCGATCCACGACTGCTGGACGATCGGGCCGTTCGTCGCGAACAGCTGGAAGGCGATCGGGTTGTAGCCGTCGAAGGAGACGGTCACCTGCCCGTCGCCGGTGGCGACCTCAGTGACCGGCCCGAGGTCGTTCGACTGCGGGCTGGCGATGCCGACGTCCTCGAACACGATCCGCCGGATGCTGTACCGGACGTCCTGCGGCGTGACCTCGTCGCCGTTGTGGAACGTGAGGCCGTCGCGCAGCATGAAGCGGACGTCGCCGTCCTCGGTGCGCTCCCACTCGTCCGCGAGGCCGGCGATGATGCCGCCCTGCTTGTCGCGGTCGAGGAGCCCCTCGTACAGCTGGCCGACGATGATCTCGGTGTTCGTCTCGGCGTGGTCCTGCGGGTCGAGCCCGGAGTCCATCTGCCCCATGGTGACGCCGAGTTCGAACGTGTCGTCGCCGCCGTCGCCGCCGTCGGATCCGTCCGACCCGTCGGAGCCGTCCCCGCCGTCCATACCGTCGCCGCCGTCGGACCCGTCGCCGCCGTCGCCGCCGTCGCCGCCGCCGGCGCAGCCCGCGAGACCGACAGCACCGGCCGTTCCGGCGTACTTGAGCACCGTCCGCCTGTCGACATGATCGTCGTTGTCAGTAGGCATAGGCGATCCCATACGATAGAGAGTTATGAACCTACCGGCAGACACGGCCCCTTTCGGGACCGACTGCTCGCGATGGGCTGACAGTAGTGGGGCCGAGTCGGCGGGGTGAGCGCCGCCGAACTCGGCTCATCGGGCGCGAGCGGAAACCGACGGGTATGTAGGGCCCCCGGCGGTAGGCGGACGGTATGGACGGACCCGATCCCGGACCCCAGTGGGACGCGGTCGAGGCGGACGCGGAGTCGACGGCGGCGGCGTACGGCGAGCGCGGCTGGACCGCGATCGCGGGCCACCCCGGGCAGGTGAACCCCGTCGCGGACGCCGCCCGGATCGACGTGCTGTTGCCCGGCTCGGAGTTCGACGACGCGCTCGCCGCGGTCGAGGGCGCCGCGATCGACGGCGTCGACGTGTACGCGGGCGCCGCCGAGGGGGTCGCGTACCGGCTGGTGGTCGCCACCGACGAGTCCGCGCAGGTGGCGCTGTGCGTGCCCACGTACCTCGGAAGCGACGACCTCGCCGCGCTGCGCGCGGCCGCGGAGGCGGCTGGCGCGCTCACCGTGCGGCTGCGCCCCCTCGACGACCGCGACCACGTCGAGATCGCGATCGACGAGCCGGCGGTCTTCTTCGACGCGCCCGAGGCGTGAGACCCACGCACGTGGGTATCCGCTTGGCGTCTGACTTCGACGTATTCATAGTTGTGCGATCTCGATCATCCGTATGAACCGCGCAGAGAAGGCGGCCCTCCAGCTACAGGCGGTCGCCGTGTTGCGGATGCTGAAGGAGACGCGAACGTACGAGGAGCTGTCCGACGTGACGGGGCTGCCAGCGG includes the following:
- a CDS encoding DUF7529 family protein, with amino-acid sequence MDGPDPGPQWDAVEADAESTAAAYGERGWTAIAGHPGQVNPVADAARIDVLLPGSEFDDALAAVEGAAIDGVDVYAGAAEGVAYRLVVATDESAQVALCVPTYLGSDDLAALRAAAEAAGALTVRLRPLDDRDHVEIAIDEPAVFFDAPEA